From Candoia aspera isolate rCanAsp1 chromosome 4, rCanAsp1.hap2, whole genome shotgun sequence, a single genomic window includes:
- the LOC134497224 gene encoding vomeronasal type-2 receptor 26-like, with product MMFLLMFLVPKVVTVKCPEGEPFLVPHEWYQPGDLLVGGMVSHILYHGYEIQFKEYPSLKSYDLPVVITKFYQHVLALAFAVKEINEDSQILPNITLGFHIYDSYYNPRMTYRTTLDLLFKSKEFVPNYKCDSQKNLMAIIGAPGSDTSSYMAESISVYKIPQLTYGSFAQEDFQTPKLSLLYYMVPNEDLQYIGVIRLLLHFGWTWVGVFVSDTNNGEHFLQKLQPLLSQNGICLAFTQKIPQVAHFEDMSEVLDAISIISDKLIDQKSNAFLVYGESFTIVWLRTVVFLRDPESKESASFRKVWVLMSPTDFIMTGFQRGWELQLFHGALSFTVHSREVPGFKEFLQAIKPSTHKDGFLQDVWEQLFDCSFSSAELPSKISEACSGQENLENLPGPLFEFQMTGESYSIYNAVYAVAHALQEMLHKFLQGISFNNSAGERVFFKDKREGQGGFDILNIITFPNRSFQRVRVGKLHPNAPKGKEISLGENSILWHPGFNQVLPVSLCNDHCSPGFWKRRAEGRPFCCYDCVPCPEEKISNQINTDDCFRCPDDHYANQEKNECLPKSLVFLFYEEPLAIGLVTSAISLFLMTTWVLGTFVKHRDTPIVKANNRALTYTLLVSLLLCFLSSFFFLSPPGKVTCLLRQSTFGISFSVAISSVLAKTITVALAFMATKPGSQIRKWVGKGLAFSIVLSCSLFQVCICVLWLSTSPPFPELDMHSESKEIILHCNEGSASFFYCILGYMGLLAMASFTVAFLARKLPDSFNEAKFITFSMLAFCSVWVSFFPAYLSTKGKAMVAVEVFSILSSGAGLLCCIFPPKCYIIVFRPDENSPN from the exons ATGATGTTCCTTCTGATGTTCTTGGTGCCTAAAGTAGTCACAGTGAAGTGCCCAGAAGGTGAACCCTTCCTTGTCCCACATGAGTGGTACCAGCCTGGTGACCTTCTTGTTGGTGGGATGGTGTCTCACATTCTTTACCACGGTTATGAAATTCAATTTAAGGAATATCCTTCCCTAAAATCTTATGACTTACCAGT TGTAATAACCAAATTCTACCAGCACGTCCTTGCCTTGGCctttgctgtgaaggagatcaatgaggACTCCCAGATCTTACCCAACATCACTCTTGGGTTCCACATCTATGACAGTTACTACAACCCAAGGATGACCTATCGCACCACTCTGGACCTGCTTTTCAAGTCCAAGGAATTTGTCCCAAACTACAAATGTGACAGCCAGAAAAATCTCATGGCCATCATTGGGGCACCTGGTTCTGATACTTCCTCATATATGGCAGAAAGTATAAGTgtctacaagattccacag ttgacCTATGGCTCTTTTGCCCAGGAAGACTTTCAGACACCGAAGTTATCTTTACTTTACTACATGGTCCCAAATGAGGACCTTCAGTACATTGGAGTTATACGACTTCTTCTCCATTTTGGATGGACGTGGGTTGGAGTCTTTGTTTCTGATACAAATAATGGTGAACATTTCTTGCAGAAACTGCAGCCATTGCTTTCCCAGAATGGCATCTGTTTAGCTTTCACCCAGAAAATTCCACAAGTAGCCCACTTTGAAGACATGTCAGAAGTGCTTGATGCAATCTCAATTATTTCTGATAAATTAATAGATCAGAAATCAAATGCTTTTCTCGTCTATGGAGAATCTTTCACAATTGTGTGGCTCAGAACGGTCGTCTTTCTACGTGATCCTGAAAGTAAAGAGAGTGCATCCTTCAGAAAGGTTTGGGTCCTGATGAGCCCAACTGATTTTATAATGACAGGGTTTCAAAGAGGATGGGAGCTCCAGTTGTTCCATGGGGCTCTTTCCTTTACAGTTCATTCAAGAGAAGTTCCAGGGTTCAAAGAATTTCTTCAAGCCATCAAACCTTCAACCCACAAAGATGGGTTTCTTCAAGACGTTTGGGAACAATTGTTTGACTGTTCTTTTTCAAGTGCAGAATTACCCTCAAAGATCAGTGAAGCTTGTAGTGGGCAAGAGAATTTGGAGAATCTGCCCGGGCCTCTCTTTGAGTTTCAGATGACTGGTGAAAGCTACAGTATTTACAATGCTGTTTATGCAGTGGCCCATGCTTTGCAGGAGATG CTCCACAAGTTCCTTCAAGGCATTTCTTTTAACAACTCAGCTGGAGAAAGAGTCTTCTTTAAAGACAAAAGGGAAGGTCAAGGTGGTTTTGACATCCTCAACATCATCACTTTTCCTAACAGATCCTTCCAGAGAGTTAGAGTTGGCAAATTACACCCCAATGCTccgaaaggaaaagaaatctccCTTGGGGAGAACAGCATCCTTTGGCACCCAGGTTTTAACCAG GTCCTTCCTGTTTCCCTGTGCAATGACCACTGTTCCCCTGGATTTTGGAAGAGAAGGGCTGAAGGGAGACCcttctgctgctatgactgtgttcCATGTCCAGAAGAAAAGATTTCCAATCAAATTA aTACCGATGACTGTTTCAGATGTCCAGATGATCACTAtgcaaaccaagaaaaaaatgagtgtCTGCCCAAATCTTTGGTCTTTCTGTTTTATGAGGAACCTCTAGCAATTGGTTTAGTCACAAGTGCTATTTCTCTCTTCCTCATGACAACCTGGGTCCTTGGGACTTTCGTTAAGCACAGGGATACTCCCATTgttaaagccaacaaccgggCCCTCACCTACACCCTCCTTgtctctctcctcctctgttttctctcctctttcttcttcctcagccCACCTGGCAAGGtgacctgccttctccgacaatcCACTTTTGGCATCAGCTTCTCAGTGGCCATTTCGAGTGTCTTGGCTAAAACGATCACGGTGGctcttgctttcatggccaccaaaccaggaTCTCAGATCAGGAAATGGGTTGGGAAAGGATTGGCCTTTTCTATTGTCCTGTCCTGTTCTCTCTTCCAGGTATGTATTTGTGTTCTTTGGTTGTCAAcatctcccccattccctgagtTGGACATGCACTCAGAATCCAAAGAAATCATTTTACATTGCAATGAGGGCTCAGCCTCCTTCTTCTACTGCATCTTGGGCTACATGGGTCTCTTGGCCATGGCCAGCTTCACTGTGGCTTTTCTTGCCCGTAaattacctgacagcttcaatgaagccaaattcatcaccttcagcatgctggccttctgcagtgtgtgggtCTCCTTTTTTCCAGCCTATctgagcacaaaaggaaaagccaTGGTAGCTGttgaggtcttctccatcttgtcttCTGGTGCTGGGTTACTGTGctgtatttttccccccaaatgctacatcattgttTTCAGGCCTGA tgagaacagtcccaac